From Amycolatopsis sp. cg9, one genomic window encodes:
- a CDS encoding sensor histidine kinase yields the protein MAARTVSSRPHRGRLSLRAKLTGSMVVLLTVVCLIVGVVSEFALDLFLTRQIDQQLSAAAARSLAFASDTRPQDAGPRPDDQGQHPLGQNVGTVSGTFDGQLLVHDDSISEHGERLELTAAQQAVMLSVPADGKPHTVSFADLGEYRLMALKVTGTGEVVVTGLPLAPVTATLVTVGLILFGVAAAGVLGAAFLGAFAVRRTLRPLERVAATAGRVTELPLDRGQVALSIRVPESDTDPRTEVGQVGSALNLMLGHVAQALEARHDSEIRVRQFVADASHELRTPLAAIRGYAELAARGSALVPPDVAHSMGRIQSEAVRMSALVEDLLLLARLDAGRPLDVREVDLTRLVADAVGDARVAGRGHRWLLELPPDPVLVHGDVQRLHQVLANLLANARTHTPPGTTVVTALARTKGTHDAVLTVTDDGPGIDRDLLPEVFERFARGDSSRSRTAGSTGLGLAIASAVVVAHHGTIEVHSRPGRTEFAVRLPVAVPAQRAHSIGTTRPQLGTGS from the coding sequence ATGGCCGCGCGAACCGTCTCGTCACGCCCCCACCGGGGGCGGCTTTCGCTGCGCGCGAAGCTGACCGGGTCGATGGTCGTGCTGCTCACCGTGGTGTGCCTGATCGTCGGCGTCGTCAGCGAGTTCGCGCTCGACCTCTTCCTCACCCGCCAGATCGACCAGCAGCTGTCCGCCGCGGCGGCCCGTTCCCTCGCCTTCGCGAGCGACACGCGCCCGCAGGACGCCGGCCCGCGGCCCGACGACCAGGGCCAGCACCCGCTCGGGCAGAACGTCGGCACGGTGAGCGGCACCTTCGACGGGCAGCTGCTCGTCCACGACGACAGCATCTCCGAACACGGCGAGCGCCTGGAGCTCACGGCGGCCCAGCAGGCCGTCATGCTCTCGGTGCCCGCCGACGGCAAGCCGCACACGGTGTCCTTCGCCGACCTCGGCGAGTACCGGCTGATGGCGCTGAAGGTCACCGGGACCGGCGAGGTCGTGGTCACCGGCCTGCCGCTGGCGCCGGTCACCGCCACGCTGGTCACCGTCGGGCTGATCCTGTTCGGCGTCGCCGCCGCCGGTGTGCTCGGCGCGGCGTTCCTCGGCGCGTTCGCGGTCCGCCGCACGCTGCGCCCGCTCGAGCGCGTCGCGGCCACCGCCGGGCGCGTCACCGAGCTGCCGCTCGACCGCGGCCAGGTGGCGCTGTCCATCCGCGTTCCCGAGTCCGACACCGACCCGCGCACCGAGGTCGGGCAGGTCGGCTCGGCGCTCAACCTCATGCTCGGCCACGTCGCGCAGGCCCTCGAAGCCCGGCACGACAGCGAGATCCGCGTCCGGCAGTTCGTCGCGGACGCCAGCCACGAGCTGCGGACGCCACTGGCCGCCATCCGCGGGTACGCCGAGCTGGCCGCCCGCGGCAGCGCGCTGGTGCCGCCCGACGTGGCGCACTCGATGGGCCGGATCCAGTCCGAAGCCGTCCGGATGTCGGCGCTCGTCGAGGACCTGCTCCTGCTCGCGCGGCTCGACGCGGGCCGCCCGCTCGACGTCCGAGAGGTCGACCTCACCCGCCTGGTCGCCGACGCGGTCGGCGATGCCCGGGTCGCCGGCCGCGGCCACCGCTGGCTCCTGGAGCTGCCGCCGGACCCCGTCCTCGTGCACGGCGACGTCCAGCGCCTGCACCAGGTGCTGGCGAACCTGCTGGCCAACGCGCGCACGCACACGCCACCCGGCACCACGGTGGTGACGGCGCTGGCCCGCACGAAGGGCACCCACGACGCCGTGCTCACGGTGACCGACGACGGCCCCGGCATCGACCGGGACCTGCTCCCGGAGGTCTTCGAGCGGTTCGCGCGCGGCGACTCGTCGCGCTCCCGCACGGCCGGCAGCACCGGGCTCGGCCTGGCTATCGCGTCCGCCGTCGTGGTCGCCCACCACGGCACCATCGAGGTGCACAGCCGTCCCGGGCGGACCGAGTTCGCGGTGCGGCTGCCCGTGGCCGTGCCCGCACAGCGAGCGCACAGCATCGGCACAACCCGGCCCCAGCTCGGCACCGGAAGCTGA
- a CDS encoding ArnT family glycosyltransferase — protein sequence MAPPVPARSTWHRPALAVLLLGTAVLYLWGLGASGWANAFYSAAAQAGSQSWKALFFGSSDAANAITVDKTPAALWVLGLSVRLFGVNAWSVLVPQALMGVGSVWLLHATVRRTSGPAAGLVAGLVLALTPAAALMFRFNNPDALLVLLLVAAAYCVVRALERANPRWLALAGVAVGFGFLAKMLQAFLVLPAFALAYLIAAPVPLGKRLLHLLGALVSTVAAAGWYLLVVALWPAADRPFIGGSQTNSLWELVFGYNGFGRITGDEVGSVGGGAGRGWGSTGLTRLFGSEMAGGIAWLLPAALLALGAGLWFTRRAPRTDRSRAALVLWGGWLLVTALVFSYMGGIIHPYYTVALAPPIAALVGTAAVQLWRLRSNPAASGLLSGGVALTALTAYLVLSGSTWQPWLAPAILVGGLLAAVALFFAAHLTRRAASAVAVLALVVTLSGTGAYTLATASVTHSGAIPSAGPSSGFGGRGPGGAFAGGGRGGGPGSLLSTTMPGASLTALLQKDASRYTWTAATVLSNAAAGYQLASGAPVMAVGGFNGTDPYPTLAQFQQYVAAGRIHYFLGEGMTMQGSSGSDAAEQIAEWVAENYTASTVDGVTVYDLISIG from the coding sequence GTGGCCCCTCCCGTACCCGCCCGCTCCACCTGGCACCGGCCCGCCCTGGCCGTCCTCCTGCTCGGCACGGCCGTGCTGTACCTGTGGGGCCTGGGCGCGTCCGGCTGGGCCAACGCCTTCTACTCGGCGGCCGCCCAGGCGGGTTCGCAGAGCTGGAAGGCGCTGTTCTTCGGCTCCAGCGACGCGGCGAACGCGATCACGGTCGACAAGACCCCGGCCGCGCTGTGGGTGCTGGGCCTGTCGGTCCGGCTGTTCGGCGTCAACGCGTGGAGCGTCCTGGTGCCGCAGGCGCTGATGGGCGTCGGCTCGGTCTGGCTGCTGCACGCGACGGTCCGCCGGACGTCCGGCCCGGCCGCGGGCCTGGTCGCCGGGCTCGTGCTGGCCCTGACCCCGGCCGCCGCGCTGATGTTCCGCTTCAACAACCCGGACGCGCTGCTGGTGCTGCTCCTGGTCGCGGCCGCGTACTGCGTGGTCCGCGCGCTCGAACGGGCGAACCCGCGCTGGCTCGCGCTGGCGGGCGTGGCGGTCGGGTTCGGGTTCCTGGCGAAGATGCTGCAGGCGTTCCTGGTGCTCCCGGCGTTCGCGCTGGCGTACCTGATCGCGGCGCCGGTGCCGCTCGGCAAGCGGCTGCTGCACCTGCTGGGCGCCCTCGTCTCGACGGTGGCCGCCGCGGGCTGGTACCTCCTGGTGGTCGCCCTGTGGCCGGCGGCCGACCGCCCGTTCATCGGCGGCTCCCAGACCAACTCGTTGTGGGAACTGGTCTTCGGCTACAACGGCTTCGGCCGCATCACGGGCGACGAGGTCGGCAGCGTCGGCGGCGGCGCCGGCCGCGGCTGGGGTTCGACCGGCCTGACCAGGCTGTTCGGCAGCGAGATGGCGGGCGGCATCGCGTGGCTGCTGCCGGCGGCGCTGCTGGCGTTGGGTGCGGGTCTGTGGTTCACCCGCCGCGCCCCGCGCACGGACCGCTCCCGCGCGGCGCTGGTTCTCTGGGGCGGCTGGCTCCTGGTGACGGCCCTGGTGTTCAGCTACATGGGCGGCATCATCCACCCGTACTACACGGTGGCGCTGGCCCCGCCGATCGCGGCACTGGTCGGCACGGCGGCGGTCCAGCTGTGGCGCCTGCGTTCGAACCCGGCGGCATCGGGCCTGTTGAGCGGCGGCGTAGCCCTGACGGCGTTGACGGCGTACTTGGTGCTGTCTGGCTCGACGTGGCAGCCGTGGCTGGCCCCGGCGATCCTGGTGGGCGGCCTGCTGGCAGCGGTGGCCCTGTTCTTCGCGGCCCACTTGACCCGCCGGGCGGCTTCGGCGGTCGCCGTCTTGGCCCTCGTCGTGACGTTGTCGGGCACCGGCGCGTACACGCTCGCGACGGCATCGGTGACGCACAGCGGCGCAATCCCGTCCGCAGGCCCATCCTCGGGCTTCGGCGGCCGAGGCCCCGGCGGCGCCTTCGCCGGCGGCGGTCGTGGCGGCGGCCCGGGATCGCTGCTGAGCACGACCATGCCGGGCGCTTCCCTGACGGCGTTGCTGCAGAAGGACGCCTCCCGGTACACGTGGACAGCGGCAACGGTGCTGTCCAACGCGGCAGCGGGCTACCAGCTGGCGAGCGGAGCGCCGGTGATGGCGGTGGGCGGGTTCAACGGGACGGACCCGTATCCGACGCTGGCGCAGTTCCAGCAGTACGTGGCCGCGGGACGGATCCACTACTTCCTGGGCGAAGGCATGACGATGCAGGGCAGCAGCGGCTCGGACGCGGCCGAGCAGATCGCCGAGTGGGTGGCCGAGAACTACACAGCGTCCACCGTGGATGGGGTCACCGTCTACGACCTGATCTCGATCGGCTGA
- a CDS encoding fatty acid desaturase: MPVVDTPPRGTGTSSPVPSRAVPSPRIPLPRASVPTLLLFVGGAALWVTATWLLLGGIAPPVFTVPLHAIVTFTMFTVVHESAHHAAGKLTWVNEVLGRLAMPFVAAYASFPLLRFIHSEHHRNTNADSRTDPDAWTSQGAWWSLPFRWLTIDFWYARFYTARARTRPPQERAETVVALALAFAAAAALIACGHGVELLLGYVLPQRLGLAVLAWWFDWLPHHGLPAAKPRDKFGTTRVRVGLEWLMTPMMLYQNYHLVHHLHPAVPFYRYLRAWKDNREAYLARDVPITTAWGRELTAAEYRAWRRLACDLGGEPAPAPPPLGPSRFHRLRVREVRPLTADAVAITFYVPPQLREEFRFTPGQHVAVRAVLDGQPVRRTYSICAPAESGELRIAVKRRPGGAFSSHATTALAEGDFLDVLPPSGGFTHTPDPSRAAHYVALAAGSGITPVLSILVSTLSAEPHSKATLLYVNTSGATTLFARELSALAEGFGGRLHVVHYRTDERDPDLHAHRPRQFDVIGEALAISHERYQRGRLDATRLRALLQNRLHPAKVDEWFLCGPRGLTDLARRTLADADVPEENVHFELFRGAAPLRDPAGAAATVAVTLGGTTTPVPAAAGETVLDAALRAGFEVPYSCQGGACGTCQATLLHGQVDMDVRYALTVSDVAAGRILTCRARATTPEVAVDYDRR, from the coding sequence ATGCCCGTCGTCGACACCCCGCCGCGCGGCACCGGGACGTCGTCGCCGGTGCCGTCCCGCGCGGTGCCGTCGCCCCGCATCCCGCTCCCCCGCGCGTCGGTGCCGACGCTCCTGCTGTTCGTCGGCGGCGCCGCGCTGTGGGTCACCGCGACCTGGCTGCTGCTGGGCGGGATCGCGCCGCCGGTGTTCACCGTGCCGCTGCACGCGATCGTCACGTTCACGATGTTCACCGTGGTGCACGAGTCGGCGCACCACGCGGCCGGGAAGCTGACGTGGGTCAACGAGGTGCTCGGCCGGCTCGCGATGCCGTTCGTCGCCGCCTACGCGTCGTTCCCGCTGCTGCGCTTCATCCACAGCGAACACCACCGCAACACCAACGCGGACTCGCGCACCGACCCGGACGCGTGGACGTCGCAGGGTGCCTGGTGGTCGCTGCCGTTCCGGTGGCTGACCATCGACTTCTGGTACGCGCGGTTCTACACCGCCCGCGCCCGGACCCGGCCGCCGCAGGAGCGCGCGGAGACGGTCGTCGCGCTGGCGCTCGCGTTCGCCGCGGCCGCGGCGCTGATCGCCTGCGGCCACGGCGTCGAGCTGCTGCTGGGTTACGTGCTGCCGCAGCGGCTCGGGCTGGCCGTGCTGGCGTGGTGGTTCGACTGGCTGCCGCACCACGGGCTGCCCGCCGCGAAGCCCCGCGACAAGTTCGGCACCACGCGGGTGCGGGTGGGGCTGGAGTGGCTGATGACGCCGATGATGCTGTACCAGAACTACCACCTGGTGCACCACCTGCACCCCGCCGTGCCGTTCTACCGCTACCTGCGCGCGTGGAAGGACAACCGCGAGGCGTACCTGGCCCGCGACGTCCCGATCACCACGGCGTGGGGCCGCGAGCTGACCGCGGCGGAGTACCGCGCGTGGCGGCGGCTGGCGTGCGACCTCGGCGGTGAACCGGCCCCGGCGCCACCGCCGCTCGGGCCGAGCCGCTTCCACCGGCTGCGGGTGCGCGAGGTCCGGCCGCTGACCGCGGACGCCGTCGCGATCACCTTCTACGTCCCCCCGCAGCTCCGGGAGGAGTTCCGCTTCACCCCCGGCCAGCACGTGGCGGTCCGCGCGGTGCTCGACGGGCAGCCGGTCCGGCGGACGTACTCGATCTGCGCGCCGGCGGAGTCCGGGGAGCTGCGGATCGCGGTGAAGCGGCGCCCGGGCGGCGCGTTCTCGAGCCACGCGACCACGGCACTGGCCGAGGGCGACTTCCTCGACGTCCTGCCGCCGTCGGGTGGGTTCACGCACACCCCGGATCCGTCGCGGGCCGCGCACTACGTGGCGCTGGCGGCGGGCAGCGGGATCACGCCGGTGCTGTCCATCCTGGTCAGCACCCTGTCGGCGGAGCCGCACAGCAAGGCGACGCTGCTGTACGTGAACACGTCGGGTGCGACGACGCTGTTCGCGCGGGAGCTGAGCGCGCTGGCCGAGGGCTTCGGCGGCCGCCTGCACGTCGTCCACTACCGCACCGACGAGCGCGACCCGGACCTGCACGCGCACCGGCCGCGCCAGTTCGACGTGATCGGCGAAGCACTGGCCATTTCGCACGAGCGCTACCAGCGCGGCCGCCTCGACGCCACCCGGCTGCGCGCCCTCCTGCAGAACCGCCTCCACCCGGCGAAGGTCGACGAGTGGTTCCTGTGCGGCCCGCGGGGTCTCACGGACCTGGCCCGCCGCACGCTGGCGGACGCGGACGTCCCGGAGGAGAACGTCCACTTCGAACTGTTCCGCGGCGCGGCACCGCTGCGCGACCCGGCGGGCGCGGCGGCGACGGTGGCGGTGACCCTGGGCGGCACGACCACGCCGGTCCCGGCCGCCGCCGGCGAGACGGTCCTGGACGCGGCCCTGCGCGCCGGGTTCGAGGTCCCGTACTCCTGCCAGGGCGGCGCGTGCGGCACGTGCCAGGCGACGCTCCTGCACGGGCAGGTGGACATGGACGTCCGGTACGCGCTGACGGTGAGCGACGTGGCAGCAGGCCGGATCCTGACCTGCCGGGCCCGGGCGACGACCCCGGAGGTCGCGGTCGACTACGACCGCCGCTGA
- a CDS encoding helix-turn-helix domain-containing protein, which produces MSPIAPRPALARRLRALRETHWPEAGITQAQLADALGVDRPLSISLISSWENADKPVRPPARRLEAYATLFATRRSLDGGRVQVLSLEELTDEERVQRKELLAELLWLRDGTETEAETVADLWTFPKDQDVTIVCAPFPEKFRKSLPYTDPESADFVSLYTYADPDALIELFGHIRARNPGNKVTFHTADELTTDHYTTHLILLGGVDWNSVTRDVIERVELPVAQVGRQADAEHGGFLVKENGRERLIEPQLDENGHLLEDVAHFYRGVSPFNRKRTVTVCNGMYGRGTLGAVRALTDERFRDRNESYVRGRFGDDELFSIISRVLVVDGKGLTPDWSIDEYRLHEWPEAG; this is translated from the coding sequence GTGTCCCCGATCGCGCCCCGACCCGCGCTCGCCCGTCGATTGAGGGCGCTGCGGGAGACGCACTGGCCGGAAGCCGGCATCACCCAGGCGCAGCTTGCCGACGCGCTCGGCGTCGACAGGCCGCTCAGCATCTCCCTCATTTCGTCGTGGGAAAACGCCGACAAACCCGTCCGCCCGCCCGCTCGACGGCTCGAGGCGTACGCGACGCTCTTCGCGACACGGCGCTCCCTCGACGGTGGGCGTGTTCAGGTCCTGTCTCTCGAAGAGCTGACGGACGAAGAGCGCGTCCAGCGGAAGGAGTTGCTCGCCGAGCTGCTGTGGCTTCGTGACGGCACCGAGACCGAAGCCGAGACCGTGGCCGACCTCTGGACCTTCCCCAAGGACCAGGACGTCACCATAGTTTGCGCGCCGTTCCCGGAAAAGTTCCGGAAGTCCCTCCCCTACACGGACCCGGAAAGCGCTGACTTCGTCTCCCTGTACACGTACGCCGACCCGGATGCCTTGATCGAGCTGTTCGGCCACATCCGAGCGCGGAACCCCGGTAACAAGGTCACGTTCCACACCGCCGACGAGCTGACCACGGATCACTACACCACTCACTTGATCCTGCTCGGGGGTGTCGACTGGAACTCCGTGACACGCGATGTGATCGAACGGGTCGAGTTGCCGGTAGCTCAAGTCGGTCGGCAGGCGGACGCCGAACACGGCGGGTTCCTGGTCAAGGAGAACGGCCGGGAGAGGCTCATCGAGCCCCAGCTCGATGAGAACGGTCACCTGCTGGAAGACGTCGCGCACTTCTACCGAGGGGTGAGTCCGTTCAACCGGAAGCGCACTGTGACCGTGTGCAATGGGATGTACGGGCGAGGCACGCTGGGTGCGGTCAGAGCACTCACCGACGAACGGTTCCGGGACCGCAACGAGTCGTACGTCCGAGGACGGTTCGGCGACGACGAGCTGTTCAGCATCATCAGCCGCGTCCTCGTCGTGGACGGCAAGGGACTGACGCCCGACTGGAGCATCGACGAGTACCGCCTACACGAATGGCCCGAAGCTGGATGA
- a CDS encoding GNAT family N-acetyltransferase: MPRRLDISDRSCQTPAFSATSGERQTLDRAGTRSSGAWLAPERQESSTVSRYFVRPVRRDDIELLSEKFGDRHFLEDRLIRQTNGLGVLFTAWSGDVPAGLLYLWLEPAEEPEIAAALPEVALLTHLEVLPSLRSQGIGSELMDHAERYLEARGHEQVALAVHEDNTRAAALYYRLGYRDWNAGKIVCYTYEVQPDGSVVREPEKCYVLVKYLNPA, translated from the coding sequence ATGCCCCGCAGACTGGATATCTCCGATCGTTCGTGCCAAACTCCGGCCTTCTCCGCGACCAGCGGAGAACGCCAGACTCTCGACCGGGCCGGGACCCGTTCTTCGGGCGCATGGCTGGCGCCCGAACGACAGGAGTCCTCAACGGTGAGTCGATACTTCGTGCGACCGGTCCGGCGCGACGACATCGAGCTGCTCAGCGAAAAGTTCGGCGACCGGCACTTCCTCGAGGACCGGCTGATCCGGCAGACGAACGGTCTCGGCGTGCTGTTCACAGCGTGGTCCGGCGACGTCCCGGCCGGGCTGCTCTACCTCTGGCTCGAACCAGCCGAGGAGCCGGAGATCGCTGCCGCGCTGCCGGAGGTGGCACTGCTCACCCATCTGGAAGTTCTGCCGTCGCTGCGCAGTCAAGGTATCGGCAGCGAGTTGATGGACCACGCCGAGCGCTATCTCGAGGCCCGTGGCCACGAACAGGTCGCGCTGGCGGTCCACGAAGACAACACCCGCGCGGCCGCGCTGTATTACAGGCTCGGCTACCGGGACTGGAACGCCGGCAAGATCGTTTGCTACACCTACGAGGTCCAACCGGACGGCAGCGTCGTCCGCGAGCCGGAGAAGTGCTACGTGCTCGTGAAGTACCTCAACCCCGCATAG
- a CDS encoding TetR family transcriptional regulator — MKAVTHPAPARTRERLLAAAADVIAADGWAAVTMGKLAAHVGVSRQTVYNELGSKAELAEALMLAETDRFVARVNADVAAHPDDPVDGVTAAFRHTLEAARANPLVEIALGGAQGGRDDFLPLLTSQPEAVLGRAVDTVAALFARAYPQVRLTPSEWAVAVEAFVRLLLSHLVQPSGSAEHASGQMRWVIGRMLGS, encoded by the coding sequence GTGAAGGCCGTCACCCACCCCGCCCCGGCACGCACCCGGGAACGGCTGCTGGCCGCGGCCGCGGACGTCATCGCCGCGGACGGCTGGGCCGCCGTGACGATGGGGAAGCTGGCCGCGCACGTCGGCGTCAGCAGGCAGACCGTCTACAACGAACTCGGTTCCAAGGCCGAGCTCGCCGAGGCGCTGATGCTCGCCGAGACCGACCGCTTCGTCGCCCGCGTGAACGCCGACGTCGCCGCGCACCCGGACGACCCGGTCGACGGCGTCACCGCGGCCTTCCGGCACACCCTCGAAGCCGCCCGCGCCAACCCGCTGGTCGAGATCGCGCTCGGGGGCGCGCAGGGCGGTCGCGACGACTTCCTCCCGCTGCTCACCTCGCAGCCCGAAGCGGTGCTCGGCCGGGCCGTCGACACCGTCGCCGCGCTGTTCGCGCGCGCCTACCCCCAGGTCCGGCTGACCCCGTCGGAGTGGGCGGTCGCGGTCGAAGCGTTCGTCCGGTTGCTGCTGTCCCACCTGGTGCAGCCCAGCGGCTCGGCCGAGCACGCGAGCGGCCAGATGCGCTGGGTGATCGGCCGGATGCTCGGGTCCTGA
- a CDS encoding ClpP family protease, giving the protein MTQHTPEARTGTAGLTLTDSVFERLLQERIVVLGSEVNDEIANRITAQLLLLDADDAESDIRFYINSPGGSVTAGFAIYDTMQLIRPDVATYAMGMAASMGQFLLSSGTPGKRYALPHARILMHQPSAGVGGTASDIAIQADLFNKWKQELARITADQTGQTVEQIIKDGDRDRWFTAQEAKDYGFVDHVLTADIARPGSN; this is encoded by the coding sequence GTGACGCAGCACACGCCCGAGGCGCGGACCGGCACCGCAGGGCTCACCCTCACCGACTCGGTGTTCGAGCGGTTGCTCCAGGAGCGCATCGTCGTCCTCGGTTCCGAGGTCAACGACGAGATCGCCAACCGGATCACCGCGCAGCTGTTGCTGCTCGACGCCGACGACGCCGAGTCCGACATCCGCTTCTACATCAACTCGCCGGGCGGTTCGGTCACCGCCGGGTTCGCGATCTACGACACCATGCAGCTGATCCGCCCCGACGTCGCGACCTACGCGATGGGCATGGCGGCCTCGATGGGGCAGTTCCTGCTCTCCTCGGGCACGCCGGGCAAGCGCTACGCGCTGCCCCACGCGCGCATCCTGATGCACCAGCCGTCGGCAGGGGTCGGCGGCACGGCGTCGGACATCGCGATCCAGGCGGACCTGTTCAACAAGTGGAAGCAGGAGCTGGCCCGGATCACCGCGGACCAGACCGGCCAGACGGTCGAGCAGATCATCAAGGACGGCGACCGCGACCGCTGGTTCACGGCGCAGGAGGCGAAGGACTACGGGTTCGTGGACCACGTCCTCACCGCCGACATCGCCCGTCCGGGCTCGAACTGA
- a CDS encoding ATP-dependent Clp protease proteolytic subunit, with product MSNFRLPGDFRAPSVPQSRYILPSYVERTSYGVKESNPYNKLYEERVIFLGVQVDDASANDVMAQLLHLEHEDPDRDILVYINSPGGSFTSLMAIYDTMQFVRPDIQTYCLGQAASAAAVLLAAGTPGKRYALPNSRVLIHQPATEGTYGQVSDLEIQANEIQRVRRQMEVILAKHTNKDPDQIRTDIERDKILTADEAKAYGIIDEVLPYRKASAL from the coding sequence ATGAGCAACTTCAGGCTCCCGGGTGACTTCCGGGCCCCGAGCGTCCCCCAGTCGCGGTACATCCTCCCGTCGTACGTCGAGCGCACCAGCTACGGCGTCAAGGAGTCGAACCCGTACAACAAGCTGTACGAAGAGCGCGTCATCTTCCTCGGCGTGCAGGTGGACGACGCGTCGGCCAACGACGTGATGGCCCAGCTGCTGCACCTCGAGCACGAGGACCCGGACCGCGACATCCTGGTCTACATCAACTCGCCGGGTGGCTCGTTCACCTCGCTGATGGCGATCTACGACACCATGCAGTTCGTCCGCCCGGACATCCAGACGTACTGCCTCGGCCAGGCCGCGTCGGCCGCCGCGGTGCTGCTGGCGGCCGGTACGCCGGGCAAGCGCTACGCGCTGCCGAACTCGCGCGTGCTGATCCACCAGCCGGCCACCGAGGGCACGTACGGGCAGGTCTCGGACCTGGAGATCCAGGCGAATGAGATCCAGCGGGTGCGGCGCCAGATGGAGGTCATCCTGGCGAAGCACACGAACAAGGACCCGGACCAGATCCGGACCGACATCGAGCGGGACAAGATCCTGACCGCCGACGAAGCCAAGGCGTACGGCATCATCGACGAGGTGCTGCCGTACCGGAAGGCGTCGGCGCTGTAG
- the tig gene encoding trigger factor, translated as MKSTVEQLSPTRVKINVEVPFDELKPNFDRAYRKIAQQVRIPGFRPGKAPARVLESRIGRGPVLDEVVNEAIPAKYIEAVRENEVRTLGNPEFDVTKLEDRDVLEFTAEVDVRPEIELPDLEGFAVTVDDVELTDAEVDEQLDELRARFGTLTGVERPAETGDFVSIDLSATVDGETVEEASTTGLSYEIGSGQLVDGIDEAIVGANAGETKTFTTQLVAGEHAGKDAEVTVTVQTVKQRELPEADDEFAQMASEFDTIEELKGDLRERLSRVKKMQQGVQARDKVLDELLERTEVPIPEKVLDAEIENRKHDAIHPFDHDEAQFAQALEAEGRTLEEFDTETRTESEKAVRTQLLLDTIADKEEVSVNDGELTERIIYQAQRFGISPDEYVQRAQQSGQLTAIYADVRRGKALASVVRKATVTDGSGAAVDLSELFGSDEPAADEATQETQVTDETAKTPAE; from the coding sequence TTGAAGAGCACCGTCGAGCAGCTGAGCCCGACGCGAGTCAAGATCAATGTCGAGGTGCCGTTCGACGAGCTCAAGCCGAACTTCGACCGCGCCTACCGCAAGATCGCCCAGCAGGTGCGCATCCCGGGCTTCCGGCCCGGCAAGGCGCCCGCTCGCGTCCTGGAAAGCCGGATCGGGCGCGGCCCGGTGCTCGACGAGGTCGTCAACGAGGCCATCCCGGCCAAGTACATCGAGGCCGTCCGCGAGAACGAGGTCCGCACGCTCGGCAACCCCGAGTTCGACGTGACCAAGCTCGAGGACCGCGACGTCCTGGAGTTCACCGCCGAGGTCGACGTGCGCCCGGAGATCGAGCTGCCCGACCTCGAAGGCTTCGCGGTCACCGTCGACGACGTCGAGCTGACCGACGCCGAGGTCGACGAGCAGCTCGACGAGCTGCGCGCCCGCTTCGGCACGCTGACCGGCGTCGAGCGCCCGGCCGAGACCGGCGACTTCGTCTCGATCGACCTGTCCGCGACCGTCGACGGCGAGACCGTCGAGGAGGCGAGCACCACGGGGCTGTCCTACGAGATCGGCTCCGGCCAGCTCGTCGACGGCATCGACGAGGCCATCGTGGGCGCGAACGCCGGCGAGACCAAGACGTTCACCACCCAGCTCGTCGCCGGGGAGCACGCCGGCAAGGACGCCGAGGTGACCGTGACGGTCCAGACGGTCAAGCAGCGCGAGCTGCCCGAGGCGGACGACGAGTTCGCCCAGATGGCGAGCGAGTTCGACACCATCGAGGAGCTCAAGGGCGACCTCCGCGAGCGCCTGAGCCGCGTCAAGAAGATGCAGCAGGGCGTCCAGGCCCGCGACAAGGTGCTCGACGAGCTCCTGGAGCGCACCGAGGTGCCGATCCCGGAGAAGGTCCTCGACGCCGAGATCGAGAACCGCAAGCACGACGCGATCCACCCGTTCGACCACGACGAGGCCCAGTTCGCCCAGGCCCTCGAGGCCGAGGGCCGCACCCTCGAAGAGTTCGACACCGAGACCCGCACCGAGTCGGAGAAGGCCGTCCGCACGCAGCTGCTGCTGGACACCATCGCCGACAAGGAAGAGGTCTCGGTCAACGACGGGGAGCTCACCGAGCGGATCATCTACCAGGCCCAGCGCTTCGGCATCAGCCCGGACGAGTACGTCCAGCGTGCCCAGCAGTCGGGTCAGCTGACCGCGATCTACGCCGACGTCCGGCGCGGCAAGGCCCTGGCCTCGGTGGTCCGCAAGGCCACCGTGACCGACGGCTCCGGCGCCGCGGTCGACCTCTCGGAGCTGTTCGGCTCGGACGAGCCGGCCGCCGACGAGGCAACCCAGGAGACGCAGGTCACCGACGAAACGGCGAAGACTCCGGCGGAGTGA